One Salvia splendens isolate huo1 chromosome 12, SspV2, whole genome shotgun sequence genomic window carries:
- the LOC121759480 gene encoding gibberellin-regulated protein 9-like: MKLLHLFLIFILFFQATQVFLVEGQGGNLQELTKKHHRPRAINCNYACARRCSKSSRKKVCHRACKSCCTTCHCVPPGTYGNKALCPCYAKLKTHGNKPKCP; encoded by the exons ATGAAGCTCCTACATTtgtttctcatcttcattctcttctTTCAGGCAACTCAG GTTTTTTTGGTGGAGGGTCAAGGGGGAAATCTACAAGAGCTTACAAAGAAACATCATCGGCCCCGTGCAATAA ATTGCAACTATGCGTGCGCAAGAAGATGCAGCAAGTCATCAAGAAAGAAAGTGTGCCATCGCGCTTGCAAGAGCTGCTGCACGACATGCCATTGCGTCCCTCCAGGGACGTATGGCAACAAAGCCCTCTGCCCCTGCTATGCCAAGCTTAAAACACATGGAAATAAGCCCAAGTGTCCTTGA
- the LOC121759479 gene encoding uncharacterized protein LOC121759479: MPRGGLTGRLRRASSRDTQLEELEDLPPELENVLRLFDVEEGEEEGDEETVGVHSPIAPDQPDLPDRYGRKIIHLRDGMLIPSKDVANICLDVFHKIVLPYAFFQKSLKEHHIGVYWLEMKHANVENYDQNLALVAFKTKCKVRYGDYISKMRKKNKKPTYFPEAVWNEYRKAWNTADAI, translated from the exons ATGCCTAGAGGAGGACTTACTGGACGACTTAGAAGAGCCTCATCCCGTGACACTCAGCTTGAGGAACTAGAGGATCTTCCTCCTGAGCTAGAGAATGTCTTGAGACTTTTTGACGtagaagaaggggaagaagaaggggacgAAGAAACAGTTGGAGTACATTCACCAATAGCACCTGATCAACCTGATCTCCCCGATCGATACGGAagaaaaatcatacatttaagGGATGGAAT GCTGATACCTTCCAAAGATGTAGCAAATATCTGTCTTGACGTATTTCATAAGATTGTTCTCCCATACGCCTTCTTTCAAAAAAGTCTTAAGGAGCACCACATTGGAGTTTATTGGCTGGAGATG AAACATGCTAACGTCGAGAATTATGATCAAAATCTCGCGTTAGTTGCATTtaaaacaaaatgcaaagtcAGATATGGTGATTATATAAGtaaaatgagaaagaaaaacaagaagCCAACCTACTTTCCCGAGGCTGTGTGGAATGAATATCGTAAAGCATGGAATACGGCTGATGCTATATGA
- the LOC121759478 gene encoding uncharacterized protein LOC121759478 produces the protein MHILTTQTRRFNPAPQPRSGMLGKSVASPLLTFDLTGQFCNYPDAAALATSKPFANINLTTYTPWNALRGGRHAISSISKNWELHSTAQTEDVILSEEDKKTWESCRQALSAYGFGTEEEDKILGKAFGHIHSPYWGEERKKEVPKFEVVNEILSYLKDLGLTDDDLGKVLKKFPEVLGCNLENELKENVQILDNQWGIKSKTLRNLLLRNPKALGYNIDCKGDCVAQCTRCWARF, from the exons ATGCATATTCTCACAACACAAACACGCCGTTTCAATCCAGCTCCCCAACCACG ATCAGGGATGCTGGGAAAATCCGTGGCTTCTCCTCTGCTGACATTTGATTTAACTGGGCAGTTTTGTAATTAC CCTGATGCCGCTGCATTGGCAACTAGCAAACCTTTTGCAAATATAAACCTTACCACTTACACCCCATGGAACGCCCTCCGAGGGGGACGTCATGCAATCTCTTCCATATCTAAGAACTGGGAGTTGCATTCTACTGCTCAAACTGAAGATGTGATTCTCAGTGAAGAAGACAAGAAAACATGGGAATCTTGCAGGCAAGCGCTATCTGCATATGGTTTTGGCACGGAGGAGGAAGACAAGATTCTTGGCAAGGCATTTGGTCATATTCATTCTCCTTATTGGGGTGAAGAGCGAAAGAAGGAAGTTCCCAAGTTCGAGGTTGTTAATGAGATACTAAGTTACCTAAAGGATTTAGGCCTCACTGATGACGATCTTGGAAAAGTTCTCAAGAAATTTCCAGAGGTGCTTGGATGCAACCTGGAAAACGAACTCAAAGAAAACGTGCAGATTCTCGATAATCAATGGGGCATCAAAAGTAAGACATTGAGAAACCTCCTCCTTCGTAATCCGAAAGCTCTAGGTTATAATATTGATTGCAAGGGTGATTGTGTGGCACAATGCACACGTTGCTGGGCTCGATTTTAA